A window from Candidatus Methylacidiphilales bacterium encodes these proteins:
- a CDS encoding response regulator, whose amino-acid sequence MSKILIVEDSISARAQIEMMLAELNHQLVGVSNGREALDLLKKENDFDLIITDIFMPEMDGIETIEKAIEFCPQTRIIAISAGGMGLSGAGMLEIASGLGARAVLHKPFAAEEFRQTVREVLLC is encoded by the coding sequence ATGAGCAAGATTTTGATTGTGGAAGACAGCATATCGGCGCGGGCGCAGATTGAAATGATGCTGGCGGAACTGAATCACCAGCTTGTCGGGGTTTCAAACGGGCGCGAGGCTCTGGATCTATTGAAGAAAGAAAATGATTTTGACCTGATCATCACGGATATTTTCATGCCGGAGATGGACGGCATCGAGACAATCGAGAAGGCCATTGAATTTTGCCCGCAGACCCGGATTATTGCGATTTCGGCCGGAGGCATGGGGTTGTCAGGCGCGGGCATGCTGGAAATTGCCAGCGGCCTCGGCGCGAGGGCGGTCTTGCACAAACCGTTTGCCGCCGAGGAATTCCGGCAGACCGTGCGTGAAGTGCTGCTGTGTTGA
- a CDS encoding DUF3592 domain-containing protein: MLTLLILVLFPFVIWQAYKKLRLSKASATWPTAPGVVTAAERTKLAWRTQPRVSFSYEVAGKAYNSSKVSFADVVPARETEPTLSRYQPKQQVVVHYQPEDPGLAVLEPGPNRYVSAAFRNYIIWFVLLIFFNVLYIGLTVWQHTQDMQKQPVHTYDDVAKADPQLGNRLLREAAEKGDAKDQVYVAIWYLTGKEGYPKNPAEAAKWFRKAADQGDAEAQNWLAVLYNSGNGVEKNTTLAFEWLNKAGAQGEPHACYSLGYASEKGIGGTPQDTQKAIEWYRKAGNEPHSKAALARLHADP; this comes from the coding sequence ATGCTGACGCTCCTGATTCTGGTACTGTTTCCATTCGTGATATGGCAGGCCTATAAAAAGCTCCGCCTCTCAAAAGCCAGCGCCACATGGCCGACTGCGCCCGGTGTGGTGACCGCGGCTGAGCGCACAAAACTCGCATGGCGCACCCAGCCGCGCGTTTCGTTCAGCTACGAGGTCGCCGGAAAGGCCTACAACTCCAGCAAGGTTTCGTTTGCCGACGTGGTGCCCGCACGCGAAACCGAACCGACGCTCAGCCGTTACCAGCCTAAACAGCAAGTTGTTGTACACTACCAGCCCGAAGATCCCGGACTGGCCGTTCTGGAGCCGGGTCCGAACCGTTATGTGAGCGCCGCGTTCCGCAATTACATCATCTGGTTTGTCCTCCTCATTTTCTTCAACGTCCTCTACATCGGCCTCACCGTCTGGCAACACACCCAGGACATGCAAAAGCAACCTGTGCATACTTACGACGATGTTGCCAAGGCCGACCCGCAGCTTGGCAACCGTCTCCTGCGCGAAGCGGCGGAAAAAGGCGATGCAAAGGACCAGGTTTATGTGGCCATCTGGTATCTGACCGGAAAGGAAGGTTATCCGAAGAACCCGGCTGAAGCCGCAAAATGGTTTCGTAAAGCCGCCGATCAGGGCGACGCCGAAGCGCAAAACTGGCTGGCGGTGCTTTACAACAGCGGCAACGGCGTGGAAAAGAATACAACACTCGCGTTTGAGTGGCTGAACAAAGCGGGCGCCCAGGGCGAACCGCACGCCTGTTACAGCCTCGGCTACGCCAGCGAAAAAGGCATCGGCGGAACGCCGCAGGACACGCAGAAAGCCATCGAATGGTACCGCAAGGCGGGCAACGAACCCCACTCAAAAGCCGCTCTCGCCCGACTGCACGCCGATCCATAA